The proteins below are encoded in one region of Flavobacterium nackdongense:
- a CDS encoding DUF4331 family protein encodes MKKTKIVLGLSLVAIAGLVFMAADHADAPAVTGNANDITDVYAFQGQDTNNMVFVVNTQGLLSPTATAAATFNENVMVEINIDNTGDNVEDLVIQAIKRGNKMYFFGPVAPGNTGASSMVKTAAMAGSVNITPYGSAPIMATANGMKFFAGPRDDPFFFDLGQFKAILGGTATGFNNPGTDTFAGTNVLATIIEVPKSLLGSSSTINVWAETKKK; translated from the coding sequence ATGAAAAAAACAAAAATTGTATTAGGTCTGTCGCTGGTAGCGATTGCAGGTCTAGTTTTTATGGCAGCGGATCACGCAGATGCTCCAGCTGTAACAGGTAATGCTAATGACATTACAGATGTGTATGCTTTTCAAGGGCAAGATACAAACAATATGGTATTTGTAGTAAATACGCAAGGTTTGTTATCGCCAACTGCAACGGCAGCGGCGACGTTCAATGAAAATGTAATGGTAGAAATCAATATCGACAACACTGGCGACAATGTCGAAGATTTGGTAATCCAAGCCATTAAAAGAGGCAACAAAATGTATTTCTTTGGCCCAGTTGCTCCAGGAAATACAGGAGCTAGCAGTATGGTAAAAACAGCTGCAATGGCTGGAAGTGTCAACATTACACCTTATGGAAGTGCCCCTATAATGGCAACGGCAAACGGAATGAAATTTTTTGCTGGTCCAAGAGACGACCCATTTTTCTTTGATTTAGGACAATTCAAAGCGATTTTAGGAGGTACTGCAACAGGTTTTAATAATCCAGGAACAGACACTTTTGCTGGTACAAACGTACTTGCTACTATAATTGAAGTTCCAAAATCTTTGTTAGGTTCTTCTTCTACAATAAATGTTTGGGCAGAAACCAAGAAAAAATAA
- a CDS encoding RNA polymerase sigma factor, translating into MTQEELIPLILKKDERAFTIMYDMYSKSLFSVISNLLKETEDAEDTLQEVFVKIWKSIDSYSDSKGRLYTWMLNIARNTAIDKLRSKGFNNSQKNLSADNFVHLLDDSNKLTSRIDTIGIQEFVKKLKPKCIQIIELLFFQGYTQQEASDELAIPLGTVKTQNRNCINDLRTYLKV; encoded by the coding sequence ATGACACAAGAAGAATTAATTCCGTTAATCCTTAAGAAGGATGAGCGAGCGTTTACGATTATGTATGATATGTATTCGAAAAGTTTATTTTCGGTTATTTCAAATCTTTTGAAAGAAACGGAAGATGCAGAAGACACTTTACAGGAAGTATTTGTAAAAATCTGGAAAAGCATCGATAGCTATTCCGATAGTAAGGGGCGATTGTACACTTGGATGTTAAACATTGCTAGAAACACAGCAATAGACAAATTGCGATCGAAAGGATTTAACAACAGTCAAAAAAACCTATCAGCCGATAATTTCGTACATCTATTAGACGACAGCAATAAACTGACCAGTAGAATCGATACCATTGGGATTCAAGAATTTGTAAAGAAGTTAAAACCCAAGTGTATTCAAATTATCGAATTGCTGTTCTTTCAAGGTTACACCCAACAAGAAGCTTCGGACGAACTGGCGATACCGCTTGGAACTGTCAAAACACAAAATAGAAATTGCATCAATGATTTAAGAACTTATTTAAAAGTATAA
- a CDS encoding anti-sigma factor produces MDTKEYIESGILELYVYGLLSESENMEVAQMAKEHQEIEAEIISIEKAIVNLSTSFSPFLSADNFEKIKAKLDLKYSKVIEIKPRNNWSQYVGWAAAVVLFLGVGYQYTQWNETQNQVATIEKEKTNLQDTLVNLKLKNQQTLTALAVIRDTKNTVINLGGQAVSPKSYAKIYWNKETEVVYVDASGLPEPPKGMVYQIWSLKLAPQLTPTSIGLLSDFSGNEEKIFAVEKTGDAEAFGITLEPAGGSKSPTMEQLYTLGKV; encoded by the coding sequence ATGGATACAAAAGAATATATCGAAAGCGGAATTTTAGAACTCTATGTTTATGGTTTGCTCTCTGAATCCGAAAATATGGAAGTGGCCCAAATGGCGAAAGAACATCAGGAAATCGAGGCCGAAATCATTTCAATTGAAAAAGCAATTGTGAATTTATCTACAAGTTTTTCTCCGTTTTTATCTGCCGATAATTTTGAGAAAATCAAAGCCAAATTGGATTTGAAATATTCAAAAGTGATTGAAATCAAACCGCGGAATAATTGGTCGCAATATGTAGGTTGGGCAGCGGCTGTTGTGCTTTTTCTTGGTGTTGGATACCAATACACACAATGGAATGAAACGCAAAATCAAGTGGCAACTATCGAAAAAGAAAAAACGAATTTGCAAGACACCTTAGTAAATTTAAAACTAAAAAACCAACAAACACTGACGGCTTTGGCAGTCATTCGTGACACTAAAAACACCGTTATTAATCTCGGCGGTCAAGCGGTTTCTCCTAAATCGTATGCCAAAATTTATTGGAACAAAGAAACGGAAGTGGTTTATGTAGATGCTTCAGGATTACCAGAACCGCCAAAGGGAATGGTGTATCAAATTTGGTCTTTAAAATTAGCACCGCAATTGACCCCAACAAGCATTGGATTATTATCTGATTTTTCTGGAAACGAAGAAAAAATATTTGCTGTAGAAAAAACAGGCGATGCCGAAGCTTTTGGAATCACACTCGAACCGGCTGGCGGCAGCAAATCGCCTACAATGGAGCAATTGTATACTTTAGGGAAAGTGTAA
- the ccsA gene encoding cytochrome c biogenesis protein yields MDKKIISFLFSTRLMAVLFLGFAIAMGVGTFIESKYNTDTARIWVYNAWWFEGIMLVFMINFIGNIKRYNLLRKEKWATLMLHLAFIFIIAGAFITRYISYEGMMPIREGATENIFYSDKMYLTLFVDGEYQGGMKRRVFEKPLLLSPVTNNNFSISDQFAETEFEVQYENFLLGAKEVIKPDPKGNLYFKLVEAGEGGREEHFLKEGEVQNIHNTLFSLNKPTKGAINIVVNDSISTIQTPFEGQFMRMADKLQGNVAKDIVQPLMMRSLYSIGDMRIVFPEPATKGSIGYEADNDYKAKQHNDALMVKLKAEGQEKVITLIGTKGLVGQPQTVKIGKLDYTFTYGNKVNHLPFSIKLNDFIAQKYPGTEKSFSSFESQVTVRNKAEVFDARIFMNNILDYEGYRFFQSSFDPDEMGTVLSVSHDYWGSMITYFGYFMLYFALMAIMFTKHSRFADLKRKLEVVKTKKAKILTFIVLLFSFGAFAQDHNNARFLSEKQLDSIIQKRKVTEDHAAKFGRLIIQDAGGRMKPINTFSSELLRKVSHSDTYNGMNSDQVFLSMTQGGNIWIQVPLIYMKAGNDSIRKIIGIDADKKYASFIDFFDNKGNYKLMPYLEEAYKTANPNQFEKDFIETDKKVNLMESALSGSILKIFPIPNDPNNKWVSFPELANSGIKGMAATYTQNILQMYFNELETAAVSTDYSKANGLLESINGFQHKYGGKVLPTDQKVTSEILYNKYDIFQKLPYWYLYASILMLLFTILKIFKERKFLNYAVNTMHVVIGLLFGLHTVALIARWYISGHAPWSNAYESIIYVAWATMFFGLAFDRKSKLTVASSAFVAAMILTAAYMNWIDPEIGNLQPVLNSYWLMIHVAIIVASYGPFALGMILGVVSLILILFTTEKNKEKMKLNIKEITYINEMALTIGLIMLTIGNFLGGQWANESWGRYWGWDPKETWALISIMVYAFVIHARFVPALRGKWIFNLMSVFAFLSILFTYFGVNFHLVGLHSYASGEAKSLSWIWQSLTAIAILGAITYPKARKYYRTGK; encoded by the coding sequence ATGGATAAAAAAATAATTTCATTTTTGTTTTCAACTCGATTAATGGCGGTCCTTTTTTTAGGTTTTGCTATTGCGATGGGAGTAGGAACTTTTATCGAAAGCAAATACAATACCGACACCGCTAGAATTTGGGTTTATAACGCTTGGTGGTTCGAAGGAATTATGTTGGTTTTTATGATTAATTTCATCGGAAATATCAAAAGATATAATTTGTTGCGAAAGGAAAAATGGGCCACTTTGATGCTCCATTTGGCTTTTATTTTTATCATAGCAGGCGCATTTATCACGCGCTACATAAGTTACGAAGGGATGATGCCGATTCGTGAAGGGGCCACCGAAAATATTTTTTATTCGGATAAAATGTACCTCACGCTTTTCGTTGATGGCGAGTACCAAGGCGGAATGAAACGCAGAGTATTCGAAAAACCATTGTTGCTTTCGCCCGTTACCAATAATAATTTTTCGATTTCGGACCAATTTGCAGAAACTGAATTTGAGGTTCAATACGAAAACTTTTTGCTTGGAGCCAAAGAAGTAATTAAACCCGATCCGAAAGGCAATTTGTATTTCAAACTTGTTGAAGCGGGCGAAGGCGGTCGTGAAGAACATTTCTTGAAAGAAGGCGAAGTTCAAAACATTCACAATACACTATTTTCGTTAAATAAACCTACCAAAGGCGCTATTAATATTGTTGTCAATGACAGTATTTCTACGATTCAAACTCCATTTGAAGGACAGTTTATGCGAATGGCCGACAAACTGCAAGGGAATGTGGCCAAGGATATCGTGCAACCGCTTATGATGCGTTCGCTATATTCTATAGGAGATATGAGAATTGTTTTCCCAGAACCTGCAACCAAAGGCAGCATTGGTTACGAAGCAGATAATGATTATAAGGCCAAACAACACAACGATGCGTTGATGGTAAAACTTAAAGCTGAGGGTCAGGAAAAAGTTATTACATTGATTGGTACCAAAGGGCTTGTAGGCCAACCACAAACGGTAAAAATTGGCAAATTAGATTATACTTTTACCTACGGAAACAAAGTCAATCATTTGCCTTTTAGTATTAAATTGAATGATTTTATAGCTCAAAAATATCCCGGAACGGAAAAGAGTTTTTCCTCTTTCGAAAGTCAGGTTACTGTTCGCAATAAAGCGGAAGTTTTTGATGCAAGAATATTTATGAATAATATCCTGGATTATGAAGGCTATCGCTTCTTTCAATCCTCATTCGATCCTGATGAAATGGGAACAGTATTGTCTGTAAGCCACGATTATTGGGGATCGATGATTACGTACTTCGGTTATTTTATGCTCTATTTTGCTCTGATGGCGATTATGTTTACCAAACATTCCCGTTTTGCCGATTTAAAAAGAAAACTAGAAGTAGTGAAAACTAAAAAAGCCAAAATTTTAACTTTTATTGTGCTTCTTTTTAGTTTTGGAGCTTTTGCCCAAGATCATAATAATGCTCGATTTTTATCCGAAAAACAATTGGACTCCATTATCCAAAAGCGAAAAGTGACTGAGGACCATGCTGCTAAATTCGGCCGACTGATTATTCAAGATGCTGGTGGTAGAATGAAACCAATCAATACTTTTTCTTCGGAATTACTGCGAAAAGTAAGTCATAGCGATACCTACAACGGAATGAATTCTGACCAAGTATTTTTGTCGATGACACAAGGAGGAAACATTTGGATTCAAGTGCCACTGATTTATATGAAGGCGGGCAATGATAGTATTCGTAAGATTATTGGCATTGATGCTGACAAGAAATATGCTTCTTTTATTGACTTTTTTGACAATAAAGGGAATTATAAACTGATGCCTTATTTGGAAGAGGCATACAAAACTGCAAATCCAAATCAGTTTGAAAAAGATTTTATCGAAACCGATAAGAAAGTAAATCTGATGGAATCGGCATTAAGCGGCAGTATTCTCAAAATTTTCCCAATTCCGAATGATCCGAATAACAAATGGGTTTCTTTTCCTGAATTGGCTAATTCGGGTATCAAAGGTATGGCTGCCACCTATACTCAAAACATACTTCAAATGTATTTTAATGAATTGGAAACAGCGGCCGTTTCTACTGACTACAGTAAAGCAAATGGATTATTAGAAAGTATCAATGGATTTCAGCACAAATACGGTGGTAAAGTATTGCCAACCGATCAAAAAGTTACATCTGAAATCCTGTATAATAAATACGACATATTCCAGAAATTGCCTTATTGGTATTTGTATGCTTCTATTTTGATGCTTTTATTTACCATTTTAAAAATATTTAAAGAACGAAAATTTCTCAATTATGCAGTCAATACAATGCATGTTGTGATTGGTTTACTTTTTGGTTTGCATACTGTGGCTTTGATTGCGCGTTGGTATATTTCGGGGCACGCACCTTGGAGTAATGCCTATGAATCTATTATTTATGTAGCTTGGGCGACAATGTTTTTTGGATTGGCTTTCGATCGAAAATCGAAACTTACAGTAGCATCCTCTGCCTTTGTGGCAGCAATGATTTTGACCGCTGCTTATATGAACTGGATTGATCCAGAAATTGGCAATTTACAACCCGTACTGAATTCGTATTGGTTGATGATTCACGTAGCTATCATCGTGGCAAGTTACGGACCATTTGCCTTGGGAATGATTTTAGGAGTAGTTTCTTTGATTCTGATTTTGTTTACCACTGAAAAAAATAAGGAAAAAATGAAACTCAATATCAAAGAAATCACCTATATCAACGAAATGGCTTTGACTATTGGCTTGATAATGCTTACTATTGGAAACTTCCTAGGTGGACAATGGGCCAACGAAAGTTGGGGACGTTATTGGGGATGGGACCCCAAAGAAACCTGGGCATTGATTAGTATTATGGTATATGCTTTTGTGATTCACGCGCGATTTGTTCCTGCATTACGAGGAAAATGGATATTCAACTTGATGAGTGTATTCGCTTTCTTGTCTATTTTATTTACGTATTTCGGAGTCAATTTCCATCTAGTAGGATTGCATTCCTACGCCAGTGGTGAAGCGAAATCTTTAAGTTGGATTTGGCAATCTTTGACGGCTATTGCGATTTTAGGCGCAATTACCTATCCAAAAGCTAGAAAGTATTATAGGACTGGTAAATAG
- a CDS encoding Rossmann-like and DUF2520 domain-containing protein: protein MIKIVLIGSGNVAHHLIAAFAKSKKASIIQVFARQKETITAPFDSNKVTDNLADLARADVYIIAVSDDAIAKVSAQLPFENRLVVHTSGTVSLDALDPKNRKGIFYPLQTFSKNKAVDFSQIPICIESEIQTDYEILEKLAKNVSDKVYKINSIQRKSLHISAVFVNNFVNHLYQKGQEICIENDLPFAILKPLILETANKVMSLSPEEAQTGPAKRNDNQTIQAHLAALTDENQKKIYTILTQSIQNNGTKL from the coding sequence ATGATTAAAATTGTACTAATTGGTTCTGGAAATGTGGCTCATCATTTGATTGCGGCTTTCGCCAAAAGTAAAAAAGCATCCATAATTCAAGTCTTTGCTCGACAAAAAGAAACTATCACTGCACCTTTTGATTCTAATAAAGTTACAGACAATTTGGCTGATTTGGCTCGAGCAGATGTGTACATTATTGCAGTTTCAGACGATGCGATTGCCAAAGTTTCGGCTCAATTGCCTTTTGAAAATCGACTCGTTGTACATACCTCAGGAACGGTTTCACTAGATGCACTAGACCCTAAAAACAGAAAAGGGATTTTTTATCCTTTACAGACTTTTTCGAAAAACAAAGCGGTGGATTTTAGTCAAATTCCGATTTGTATTGAAAGTGAAATTCAAACCGATTACGAAATCTTAGAAAAATTGGCGAAAAACGTTTCGGATAAGGTATACAAAATCAATTCTATACAGCGAAAATCATTGCATATTTCGGCAGTTTTTGTCAATAATTTTGTCAATCATCTGTACCAAAAAGGGCAAGAAATTTGTATCGAAAACGATCTTCCCTTTGCTATTTTAAAACCCTTGATTTTGGAAACAGCCAACAAGGTGATGAGTCTTTCACCTGAAGAGGCACAAACTGGTCCTGCAAAACGCAATGATAATCAAACTATTCAAGCGCATCTGGCTGCTCTCACTGACGAGAATCAAAAAAAAATTTATACAATACTAACCCAATCTATACAAAATAATGGCACGAAGTTATAA
- a CDS encoding KdsC family phosphatase, with protein sequence MARSYKEIMNDITTFIFDIDGVLTDGSVFVTNEGEILRTMNIRDGYALKAAVESGYNVCVISGGSNEGVRVRLRNLGITDIHLGTPDKVETYKEYIELYNIQPEQVMYMGDDIPDYHVMQLVGLPVCPQDASPEIKAISKYISHKKGGKGAAREVIEQVMKVQDKWTLYFDGKLD encoded by the coding sequence ATGGCACGAAGTTATAAAGAAATAATGAACGACATCACCACTTTCATCTTTGATATCGATGGTGTCCTTACTGACGGTTCTGTATTTGTTACCAATGAAGGTGAAATTCTAAGAACGATGAACATTAGAGATGGATATGCCTTAAAAGCTGCTGTAGAAAGCGGTTACAATGTATGCGTCATTTCTGGTGGCAGCAACGAAGGCGTGCGTGTGCGATTGCGAAATTTAGGCATCACCGACATACACCTTGGCACACCAGATAAGGTAGAAACCTATAAAGAATATATCGAACTGTACAATATCCAACCCGAACAAGTGATGTATATGGGTGATGATATTCCTGATTATCACGTAATGCAATTGGTTGGACTGCCTGTTTGCCCGCAAGATGCAAGTCCAGAAATTAAAGCCATTTCAAAGTATATTTCACATAAAAAAGGTGGAAAAGGTGCGGCGCGTGAAGTCATCGAACAAGTGATGAAAGTTCAGGATAAATGGACCTTATATTTTGACGGAAAACTGGATTAA
- a CDS encoding HAD family hydrolase, translating to MIKTVIFDMDGVIVDTEPVHSYAYFQHFAELNIDVSKDMFTSFMGNSTRNTFQKLKELFPIDGEVEELIQRKRTLFNDAFDNKEDLYLIEGVEKLIRDLHQNGMQLILASSAAKVTIDRVFKRFDLHQYFAHIVSGEDFPHSKPHPAIFEYAASLSTAEKENCIVIEDSTNGIRAAKAAELFCVGYDSENSKLQDLSLADVVVQSLSELSFETISNY from the coding sequence ATGATAAAAACAGTAATTTTCGATATGGACGGCGTAATCGTCGACACGGAACCCGTTCATAGCTACGCTTATTTTCAGCACTTTGCCGAATTAAATATCGATGTTTCCAAGGATATGTTTACCTCCTTTATGGGGAACTCAACTCGAAATACGTTTCAGAAACTGAAAGAATTATTCCCTATTGATGGCGAAGTAGAAGAGCTAATTCAACGAAAACGGACCCTTTTTAATGACGCCTTCGATAACAAAGAAGATTTGTATTTGATAGAAGGAGTCGAAAAGTTAATTCGAGATTTACACCAAAACGGCATGCAGTTAATTTTAGCCTCATCGGCTGCAAAAGTGACCATAGACCGTGTTTTTAAGCGTTTTGATTTGCATCAATATTTCGCACATATTGTCAGTGGTGAAGATTTTCCGCATTCTAAACCGCATCCCGCCATTTTTGAATATGCCGCAAGTTTGTCAACCGCTGAAAAAGAAAATTGTATCGTCATTGAAGACAGCACCAATGGCATTCGAGCAGCCAAAGCAGCGGAACTTTTTTGTGTGGGCTACGATAGCGAAAACTCAAAACTTCAAGATTTGTCTCTTGCCGATGTAGTCGTACAAAGTTTAAGCGAATTGAGTTTTGAAACAATCTCGAATTACTAA
- a CDS encoding DUF2911 domain-containing protein, which produces MKKIIFVLAMIIANYVSEAQIKTPQPSPKCTLNQVVGLTNVEIVYSRPSAKGRDVFNNLVPFGKLWRTGANENTTISFSEDVVIDGKTLPKGKYALYTTPRADNWEIIFYTKTDNWGNPENWDETKVALKTSVKSEHIDRMVESFTIGINNLDNNFAHLEISWEKTIVAVKFEVPTAKAAMASIDKTLAGPTAGDYFSSAQYLQQSNGDMTKALAYINKALEMNTDKPFWYTRLKSLIQAKLGDKKGAIETAKISLASAEAAKNQDYVKMNKDSIAEWSK; this is translated from the coding sequence ATGAAAAAAATTATTTTTGTTTTAGCAATGATTATTGCCAATTATGTATCTGAAGCCCAGATAAAAACACCTCAACCCAGCCCAAAGTGTACTTTGAATCAGGTTGTAGGTTTAACAAATGTTGAAATTGTATATTCAAGGCCGAGTGCCAAAGGCAGAGATGTTTTCAATAATTTAGTTCCTTTCGGAAAATTATGGAGAACAGGAGCCAACGAAAACACAACTATATCCTTTAGTGAAGATGTTGTTATTGATGGCAAAACCCTACCCAAAGGAAAATATGCACTTTATACTACTCCAAGAGCGGACAACTGGGAAATCATTTTCTATACAAAAACAGACAATTGGGGAAATCCAGAAAATTGGGACGAAACAAAAGTAGCCCTGAAAACGAGCGTGAAATCGGAACATATCGATAGAATGGTCGAGAGTTTTACCATAGGGATTAATAATTTAGACAACAATTTTGCACATTTAGAAATCTCTTGGGAAAAAACAATTGTTGCCGTAAAATTCGAAGTTCCAACGGCAAAAGCAGCAATGGCAAGTATTGACAAGACTTTGGCCGGGCCAACCGCTGGAGACTATTTTTCATCGGCGCAGTATTTGCAGCAGTCTAACGGCGATATGACAAAAGCCCTTGCTTACATCAACAAAGCGTTAGAAATGAACACCGATAAACCTTTTTGGTACACCCGATTGAAATCGTTGATTCAAGCCAAACTTGGGGATAAAAAAGGAGCTATCGAAACCGCTAAAATTTCACTCGCTTCCGCAGAAGCTGCCAAGAATCAAGATTATGTAAAAATGAACAAGGACAGTATTGCCGAATGGAGTAAATAA
- a CDS encoding c-type cytochrome — MKKIFFGLALIAAFMFTQTSNAQAKPKGKEWKVPAADAGKKMPSGTDSAAGKGLWGTNCKSCHGVKGLGDGPKAEKIDISCGDFSSKEFQSKSDGELFYYTKVGRKPMPSYKEKLSDAEIWQLVAYMRTMK; from the coding sequence ATGAAAAAAATCTTTTTTGGCTTGGCACTAATTGCAGCCTTTATGTTCACACAAACGTCTAACGCTCAAGCAAAACCAAAAGGTAAAGAGTGGAAAGTTCCTGCCGCCGATGCTGGCAAAAAAATGCCCTCGGGTACAGATTCTGCCGCTGGTAAAGGTTTATGGGGCACAAATTGTAAATCTTGTCACGGGGTGAAAGGTTTAGGAGATGGTCCTAAAGCTGAAAAAATTGATATATCTTGTGGTGATTTTTCTTCTAAAGAATTTCAATCTAAATCAGATGGTGAATTGTTTTATTACACTAAAGTTGGTAGAAAACCTATGCCATCTTACAAAGAAAAATTAAGTGATGCCGAAATATGGCAATTAGTCGCTTATATGAGAACGATGAAATAG
- the nrfD gene encoding NrfD/PsrC family molybdoenzyme membrane anchor subunit has translation MSANINKHETFTQAEYMVMKNDLLRPIEKIGKAGKLWIAFLVAVFMAGVVAYIIQETKSKYVTTSLRDYTMWGIYISNFLFMVAIGLVGVLMSAILKLTNFEWYRPLSRIAEVIAIGAIMFGGISIVVAMGRPDRLINLLLYGRIQSPIIWDVIGITTDLTACIILLFIPLIPSLVTCKNHLENLPKWQLKMYNMLSFGWQGTPEQWAILKKTMKTLTALVIPLGVIICTITAWLFATTLRAEWDSTNFGAYFVSNAFLLSVAVMTLATFIFRKAYKLEKYLTEMHFDKLGQAMVLMALIHGYFNVNEYLIPAYKMSGLHENTLLNLFVGKEAGFYWSVVFFGIIIPFLLPLFPKMRKPIPLTIISLAVLIAGWFRLYLIVIPGLLHPYLPIQDVPKSWTHYFPSAVEMTVVAATFAGLLLVVTLFSRFFPIISVWEVAEGELEGKEEIFNYK, from the coding sequence ATGTCAGCAAATATAAATAAACACGAAACCTTTACACAAGCGGAGTACATGGTGATGAAGAATGATCTGCTTCGACCCATTGAAAAGATTGGGAAAGCGGGCAAATTATGGATTGCATTTTTGGTCGCTGTTTTCATGGCAGGAGTTGTAGCCTATATCATTCAGGAAACCAAAAGTAAATATGTTACCACCAGTTTAAGAGACTACACGATGTGGGGAATTTACATTTCCAATTTTCTCTTTATGGTTGCCATTGGATTGGTAGGTGTGCTAATGTCAGCGATATTGAAACTTACCAATTTTGAATGGTACCGACCCCTTTCCAGAATTGCCGAAGTTATTGCTATTGGTGCCATAATGTTTGGCGGAATAAGTATTGTCGTAGCAATGGGACGACCGGATCGATTAATCAATTTACTCCTGTATGGTCGCATTCAGTCGCCAATTATTTGGGATGTAATCGGTATCACAACCGATTTGACTGCCTGCATAATTTTACTTTTTATACCCCTAATTCCTTCATTGGTCACCTGTAAAAACCATTTGGAGAACTTGCCAAAATGGCAATTAAAAATGTACAATATGCTCTCATTCGGTTGGCAAGGCACTCCAGAACAATGGGCCATTTTGAAAAAAACTATGAAAACTTTGACTGCTTTGGTTATTCCGTTAGGAGTTATTATTTGTACTATAACCGCTTGGCTGTTTGCTACCACGCTAAGGGCAGAATGGGATAGTACTAATTTTGGTGCCTATTTTGTATCCAATGCTTTTTTGCTAAGTGTTGCCGTAATGACTTTGGCTACTTTTATTTTTAGGAAAGCCTATAAATTAGAAAAATATTTAACCGAAATGCATTTCGATAAATTAGGTCAAGCAATGGTTTTAATGGCTTTGATTCACGGCTACTTCAATGTAAACGAATATTTGATTCCAGCCTATAAAATGTCAGGCTTGCACGAGAACACCCTTTTAAACCTATTTGTTGGAAAAGAAGCTGGATTTTATTGGTCAGTGGTATTTTTTGGAATTATTATTCCGTTCTTATTGCCTTTATTTCCAAAAATGAGAAAGCCAATTCCGTTGACTATAATTTCCTTAGCGGTATTGATCGCTGGCTGGTTCAGACTTTATTTGATTGTGATTCCGGGCTTATTGCATCCTTATTTGCCGATTCAAGATGTTCCTAAGTCTTGGACACATTATTTCCCGAGTGCAGTTGAAATGACTGTAGTTGCAGCAACATTTGCCGGACTGCTTCTTGTGGTGACTTTGTTTTCTAGATTTTTCCCTATCATTTCAGTTTGGGAAGTAGCCGAAGGAGAATTAGAAGGAAAAGAAGAAATATTTAATTATAAATAA
- a CDS encoding 4Fe-4S dicluster domain-containing protein — protein sequence MENENNNSSRRNFLKLGALGGIALAGTAIASAVTDETPKATGKKVKVLTADGKLVEIDSSLVDHHAANDDFSKAELRQGVAGKKFIRVIDLGKCANERKCITGCQKAHNVLAPIEYIKVKKMQNSPLESPYWFPTMCYHCDNPPCTKVCPVDATFKRSDGIVAMDYERCIGCKFCMAACPYSARTFNFGRPEQVKYSEEHKNDTSDPNHCTTPYAQEGTVAKCDFCTDRSEQGLLPACVIECPNGAIYHGDELEDVVTNGEDTVRLKKLLQDRAGYRQFEELGTKPRVYYLPPVKRDFPFEDATEVQNTKE from the coding sequence ATGGAAAATGAAAATAACAATTCATCCAGAAGGAATTTTCTAAAGCTAGGCGCTTTAGGAGGAATTGCACTAGCAGGTACTGCTATTGCTAGCGCTGTTACTGATGAAACGCCAAAAGCCACAGGAAAAAAAGTAAAAGTGCTTACTGCCGATGGAAAATTAGTAGAAATTGATAGTTCTCTAGTAGATCACCACGCCGCCAATGATGATTTTTCCAAGGCGGAACTTCGTCAAGGAGTGGCTGGAAAGAAATTCATTCGAGTTATCGATTTGGGCAAATGTGCCAATGAGCGAAAATGTATTACCGGATGTCAAAAAGCGCATAATGTTTTGGCTCCCATTGAGTATATAAAGGTGAAAAAGATGCAAAATTCACCGCTAGAATCTCCGTATTGGTTTCCGACGATGTGTTACCATTGCGATAACCCTCCGTGCACAAAAGTGTGTCCTGTTGATGCTACTTTCAAACGTTCCGATGGAATTGTGGCTATGGATTATGAACGCTGTATCGGTTGTAAATTCTGTATGGCGGCTTGTCCTTATTCAGCTAGGACCTTTAATTTTGGTAGACCTGAACAAGTAAAATATAGCGAAGAGCATAAAAACGATACTTCCGATCCCAATCATTGTACAACGCCTTACGCTCAGGAGGGTACGGTTGCGAAATGTGATTTTTGTACGGATCGTTCCGAGCAAGGATTATTGCCTGCTTGTGTAATTGAATGCCCTAATGGAGCCATTTATCACGGTGACGAACTGGAAGATGTGGTCACAAATGGAGAAGATACGGTTAGGCTAAAAAAATTATTGCAAGACCGAGCTGGATATCGCCAATTTGAAGAATTAGGCACAAAACCAAGGGTGTATTATTTACCGCCTGTGAAACGTGATTTCCCATTTGAAGATGCCACCGAAGTTCAAAACACCAAGGAATAA